The following are from one region of the Stanieria sp. NIES-3757 genome:
- the acoB gene encoding pyruvate dehydrogenase E1 component beta subunit, whose protein sequence is MAETLLFNALREATDEEMARDNTVFVLGEDVGHYGGSYKVTKDLYKKYGELRVLDTPIAENSFCGLAVGAALSGLRPIIEGMNMGFLLLAFNQIANNAGMLRYTSGGNFKIPMVIRGPGGVGRQLGAEHSQRLEAYFHAVPGLKIVACSTPYNAKGLLKSAIRDNNPVLFFEHVLLYNLKEDLPEEEYLVPLDQAEIVRKGKDVTILTYSRMRHHCTQALKSLEKQGYDPEIIDLISLKPFDMETIGESVRKTHRVIIVEECMKTGGIGAELVALINEQLFDELDAPVLRLSSQDIPTPYNGALERLTIVQPEQIVEAVQKMMSVRI, encoded by the coding sequence ATGGCAGAAACTTTATTATTTAATGCTCTACGAGAAGCTACTGACGAAGAAATGGCTAGAGATAATACCGTCTTCGTTTTAGGGGAAGATGTGGGTCATTATGGTGGTTCTTATAAAGTTACCAAAGACCTATATAAAAAATATGGAGAATTACGAGTCCTAGATACTCCAATTGCCGAAAACAGTTTTTGTGGTTTGGCTGTTGGTGCAGCACTGTCTGGTTTGCGTCCCATTATTGAAGGGATGAATATGGGCTTTTTATTATTGGCGTTTAACCAAATTGCCAATAACGCAGGGATGTTACGTTATACTTCAGGCGGTAATTTCAAAATTCCCATGGTAATTCGTGGCCCTGGTGGTGTAGGCAGACAGTTGGGTGCAGAACACTCTCAACGTTTAGAAGCCTATTTTCATGCTGTTCCTGGATTAAAAATTGTTGCTTGTTCTACTCCATATAATGCCAAAGGATTATTAAAATCTGCCATTAGAGATAATAATCCAGTTTTATTTTTTGAACACGTTCTTCTCTACAACCTCAAAGAAGATTTACCAGAAGAAGAATATCTCGTACCTTTAGATCAAGCTGAAATAGTTAGAAAAGGTAAAGATGTTACGATCCTGACTTACTCGCGGATGCGTCATCATTGTACTCAAGCCTTAAAATCTTTAGAAAAACAAGGATACGACCCCGAAATTATTGACCTAATTTCCCTCAAACCCTTTGATATGGAAACTATTGGCGAATCAGTCAGAAAAACTCACCGCGTTATTATCGTGGAAGAATGTATGAAAACTGGCGGAATTGGAGCAGAATTAGTTGCTTTGATTAACGAACAGTTATTTGATGAGTTAGATGCGCCAGTGCTGCGTTTATCTTCTCAAGATATCCCAACTCCTTACAATGGTGCTTTAGAAAGACTGACTATCGTTCAACCAGAACAAATTGTGGAAGCAGTTCAAAAAATGATGTCAGTCCGAATTTGA